One window from the genome of Drosophila albomicans strain 15112-1751.03 chromosome 2L, ASM965048v2, whole genome shotgun sequence encodes:
- the LOC117564762 gene encoding serine-rich adhesin for platelets isoform X2, with protein MYNVPHKYRQVCRLCLTLVNECDIPDLQIYNPSSCTSETSTTGLQEPENETVGTSQLNATNPCNINAANKCVCNNALDPNNTCCCDGDDNELSAAEKSSSSSNTNNSLHIKNNYNTPSVPSSSSSSSSAANPPCTTTTNDNNNINYARRMLQTPSSTSPPTTSALKFPTTTAATQHPQQEVRNSETTNNPIGDQEKEQHFKVKQQQQQHVGLFHDIGENTSSNENYNQEHKDDSSPHITIQIFNCLSIKPLPNDGFPSIVCLECRIKLESFWKFRNMALNSHVALREFLAISDSEHLDTNELEMKLDEILKSTSEAIAATALTELSKSSKTRYSQRQPKLDGVTLVNAKEIIERQIESNIRDMQQAPLLYSNLFESPSLSSQTTSSSSNAIIEHREPILNPDTNKIMTPRTAIKTEKYFELDNGTAIQSKDAKEVEQYKNLQQQLETAAVLMDISKKIVISPPCSNPQSPCLSALSAETSIKSSVIKSKRPSIDNEMLHDTVEIDLSVKKKKNDYEFAATSTSTSTSRNFGQQPPPPPPPPILDVHVNAPLRGSCDGDLKNYSITINDVGGSSIYQLNTKTPQQQQTKLNTESIATCLSDSEDSSDSNKLEMDIASAMNDRKTPESVNSDHATDAATTQLWQALARSAAKNKDESRATQLIRSMMTNTFVFPAPSAIALTKVPEEPLPLLKSIKCNSSSNSGSSSSSSNALSTTSQKDMSCSNCGTLTTTIWRRSVRGEMVCNACGLYFKLHGVNRPHSMRRDTIHTRRRRPKECEKSKKRNRQLPCNSAADFETHNMNSFIDHKKLDLSISQETLSISDQVFNKYKTDLSETGGGAAATLKDVILKRKKSQSLPEFNDTCEGEELSVPLNLVSSENNAKLTYNAK; from the exons atgtataatgTACCACATAAGTATCGTCAAGTTTGTCGATTGTGCCTCACATTGGTTAATGAGTGCGATATCCCAGatctacaaatttataatCCAAGTAGTTGTACAAGTGAGACGTCGACAACAGGCCTACAAGAGCCTGAAAATGAAACAGTTGGCACTAGCCAATTGAATGCCACTAATCCGTGCAATATTAATGCGGCCAACAAATGTGTCTGCAATAATGCTCTGGACCCAAATAATACATGTTGCTGTGATGGTGATGATAACGAGTTatcagcagcagaaaaaagcagcagcagcagcaataccAATAATTCTctacatataaaaaacaattacaacacACCGAGTgtgccttcttcttcttcatcatcgtcgtctGCTGCTAACCCGccatgcacaacaacaacaaatgacaacaacaatattaacTACGCTCGTCGCATGCTGCAAACTCCGTCGTCAACTTCTccaccaacaacatcagcattaaaatttccaacaacaacagcagcaacacaacatCCGCAACAAGAAGTGAGAAATAgtgaaacaacaaataatcCAATTGGCGACCAGGAGAAGGAGCAACACTTCAAAgttaagcagcaacagcagcagcatgttgGACTATTTCATGATATCGGCGAAAATACGTCAAGCAACGAAAATTACAATCAAGAGCATAAAGATGATTCATCACCGCACATTACAATTCAGATATTCAACTGTCTCTCTATTAAG CCATTGCCCAACGATGGATTTCCGTCAATCGTGTGCCTTGAGTGCCGCATTAAACTCGAATCATTTTGGAAGTTCCGCAACATGGCGCTTAATTCGCATGTGGCCTTGAGAGAATTCCTGGCAATATCGGACTCTGAGCATCTT gACACAAATGAACTGGAAATGAAACTtgatgaaattttaaaatccaCATCGGAGGCAATAGCGGCAACGGCGCTGACTGAACTGAGCAAATCGTCAAAAACAAGATACAGCCAACGGCAACCGAAACTTGATGGCGTTACCCTTGTAAATGCAAAGGAAATCATCGAGCGCCAAATTGAAAGCAACATCAGAGATATGCAACAAGCCCCATTATTGTATTCAAACCTATTTGAGAGTCCATCCCTATCATCACAAACAACATCATCGTCGAGCAATGCTATTATTGAGCATCGTGAGCCGATATTGAATCCCGATACCAATAAGATAATGACACCGCGAACAGCAATTAAAACggagaaatattttgaattagaTAATGGGACGGCGATACAATCAAAAGATGCAAAAGAAGTTGAGCAATATAAgaacttgcaacagcaactagaGACTGCCGCAGTGCTTATGGATATAAGTAAAAAAATTGTCATTTCACCACCATGCTCGAATCCCCAATCTCCTTGTCTCTCTGCACTCTCTGCGGAAACAAGTATTAAAAGTTCTGTGATAAAATCAAAACGTCCATCAATCGATAACGAGATGCTGCACGACACTGTTGAAATCGATTTGTCcgtgaaaaagaaaaagaatgaTTATGAATTTGCTGCAAcctcaacatcaacatcaacgtcACGTAACTTTGGCCAgcaaccgccaccgccaccaccaccaccaataCTTGATGTCCATGTGAATGCTCCTCTAAGGGGCTCTTGCGATGGCGATCTTAAGAACTATAGTATTACGATCAACGATGTTGGCGGCTCATCCATTTACCAATTGAACACAAaaacaccacaacaacaacaaactaaactaaatacCGAAAGTATTGCGACTTGTCTATCGGACTCTGAGGACAGCTCTGATTCGAATAAACTAGAAATGGATATTGCATCGGCAATGAATGATCGCAAGACGCCCGAGAGCGTCAATTCGGATCATGCAACAGATGCGGCGACGACACAACTGTGGCAAGCATTGGCACGTTCCGCTG CCAAAAACAAAGACGAAAGTCGAGCTACGCAACTAATACGCAGCATGATGACTAACACTTTTGTATTTCCTGCGCCGTCGGCCATCGCATTGACAAAAGTACCTGAAGAACCACTACCACTTTTAAAG AGCATCAAATGCAACAGTAGCAgtaacagcggcagcagcagcagtagcagcaatgCTTTATCGACAACGTCGCAAAAGGATATGTCGTGCTCGAATTGTGGTACCCTGACAACAACCATTTGGAGGCGCAGTGTGCGAGGCGAGATGGTTTGCAACGCTTGCGGATTGTACTTTAAGCTGCATGGCGTGAATCGACCGCATTCAATGAGACGTGACACCATTCACACTCGGCGTAGGCGGCCCAAAGAGTGCGAGAAATCCAAGAAAA GAAATCGACAATTACCCTGCAACTCGGCGGCAGACTTTGAGACGCATAACATGAATAGTTTCATAGATCACAAAAAGCTGGATTTGTCGATAAGTCAGGAAACACTCAGTATTTCAGATCAAGTATTTAAC AAATACAAAACGGATTTATCTGAAACAGGAGGGGGAGCGGCAGCAACACTGAAAGATGTTATTTTGAAACGGAAAAAATCACAATCTTTGCCTGAGTTTAATGATACCTGCGAAGGCGAGGAACTATCTGTACCTCTTAACCTTGTTTCCAGTGAAAATAATGCAAAGTTAACATACAACgccaaataa
- the LOC117564762 gene encoding uncharacterized protein LOC117564762 isoform X1 gives MYNVPHKYRQVCRLCLTLVNECDIPDLQIYNPSSCTSETSTTGLQEPENETVGTSQLNATNPCNINAANKCVCNNALDPNNTCCCDGDDNELSAAEKSSSSSNTNNSLHIKNNYNTPSVPSSSSSSSSAANPPCTTTTNDNNNINYARRMLQTPSSTSPPTTSALKFPTTTAATQHPQQEVRNSETTNNPIGDQEKEQHFKVKQQQQQHVGLFHDIGENTSSNENYNQEHKDDSSPHITIQIFNCLSIKPLPNDGFPSIVCLECRIKLESFWKFRNMALNSHVALREFLAISDSEHLDTNELEMKLDEILKSTSEAIAATALTELSKSSKTRYSQRQPKLDGVTLVNAKEIIERQIESNIRDMQQAPLLYSNLFESPSLSSQTTSSSSNAIIEHREPILNPDTNKIMTPRTAIKTEKYFELDNGTAIQSKDAKEVEQYKNLQQQLETAAVLMDISKKIVISPPCSNPQSPCLSALSAETSIKSSVIKSKRPSIDNEMLHDTVEIDLSVKKKKNDYEFAATSTSTSTSRNFGQQPPPPPPPPILDVHVNAPLRGSCDGDLKNYSITINDVGGSSIYQLNTKTPQQQQTKLNTESIATCLSDSEDSSDSNKLEMDIASAMNDRKTPESVNSDHATDAATTQLWQALARSAAKNKDESRATQLIRSMMTNTFVFPAPSAIALTKVPEEPLPLLKDMSESQSSVVKICRRKQSFPTKTDCIESPDIKVTDTYVRSEGVSNTLTEGIKDKKSIKCNSSSNSGSSSSSSNALSTTSQKDMSCSNCGTLTTTIWRRSVRGEMVCNACGLYFKLHGVNRPHSMRRDTIHTRRRRPKECEKSKKRNRQLPCNSAADFETHNMNSFIDHKKLDLSISQETLSISDQVFNKYKTDLSETGGGAAATLKDVILKRKKSQSLPEFNDTCEGEELSVPLNLVSSENNAKLTYNAK, from the exons atgtataatgTACCACATAAGTATCGTCAAGTTTGTCGATTGTGCCTCACATTGGTTAATGAGTGCGATATCCCAGatctacaaatttataatCCAAGTAGTTGTACAAGTGAGACGTCGACAACAGGCCTACAAGAGCCTGAAAATGAAACAGTTGGCACTAGCCAATTGAATGCCACTAATCCGTGCAATATTAATGCGGCCAACAAATGTGTCTGCAATAATGCTCTGGACCCAAATAATACATGTTGCTGTGATGGTGATGATAACGAGTTatcagcagcagaaaaaagcagcagcagcagcaataccAATAATTCTctacatataaaaaacaattacaacacACCGAGTgtgccttcttcttcttcatcatcgtcgtctGCTGCTAACCCGccatgcacaacaacaacaaatgacaacaacaatattaacTACGCTCGTCGCATGCTGCAAACTCCGTCGTCAACTTCTccaccaacaacatcagcattaaaatttccaacaacaacagcagcaacacaacatCCGCAACAAGAAGTGAGAAATAgtgaaacaacaaataatcCAATTGGCGACCAGGAGAAGGAGCAACACTTCAAAgttaagcagcaacagcagcagcatgttgGACTATTTCATGATATCGGCGAAAATACGTCAAGCAACGAAAATTACAATCAAGAGCATAAAGATGATTCATCACCGCACATTACAATTCAGATATTCAACTGTCTCTCTATTAAG CCATTGCCCAACGATGGATTTCCGTCAATCGTGTGCCTTGAGTGCCGCATTAAACTCGAATCATTTTGGAAGTTCCGCAACATGGCGCTTAATTCGCATGTGGCCTTGAGAGAATTCCTGGCAATATCGGACTCTGAGCATCTT gACACAAATGAACTGGAAATGAAACTtgatgaaattttaaaatccaCATCGGAGGCAATAGCGGCAACGGCGCTGACTGAACTGAGCAAATCGTCAAAAACAAGATACAGCCAACGGCAACCGAAACTTGATGGCGTTACCCTTGTAAATGCAAAGGAAATCATCGAGCGCCAAATTGAAAGCAACATCAGAGATATGCAACAAGCCCCATTATTGTATTCAAACCTATTTGAGAGTCCATCCCTATCATCACAAACAACATCATCGTCGAGCAATGCTATTATTGAGCATCGTGAGCCGATATTGAATCCCGATACCAATAAGATAATGACACCGCGAACAGCAATTAAAACggagaaatattttgaattagaTAATGGGACGGCGATACAATCAAAAGATGCAAAAGAAGTTGAGCAATATAAgaacttgcaacagcaactagaGACTGCCGCAGTGCTTATGGATATAAGTAAAAAAATTGTCATTTCACCACCATGCTCGAATCCCCAATCTCCTTGTCTCTCTGCACTCTCTGCGGAAACAAGTATTAAAAGTTCTGTGATAAAATCAAAACGTCCATCAATCGATAACGAGATGCTGCACGACACTGTTGAAATCGATTTGTCcgtgaaaaagaaaaagaatgaTTATGAATTTGCTGCAAcctcaacatcaacatcaacgtcACGTAACTTTGGCCAgcaaccgccaccgccaccaccaccaccaataCTTGATGTCCATGTGAATGCTCCTCTAAGGGGCTCTTGCGATGGCGATCTTAAGAACTATAGTATTACGATCAACGATGTTGGCGGCTCATCCATTTACCAATTGAACACAAaaacaccacaacaacaacaaactaaactaaatacCGAAAGTATTGCGACTTGTCTATCGGACTCTGAGGACAGCTCTGATTCGAATAAACTAGAAATGGATATTGCATCGGCAATGAATGATCGCAAGACGCCCGAGAGCGTCAATTCGGATCATGCAACAGATGCGGCGACGACACAACTGTGGCAAGCATTGGCACGTTCCGCTG CCAAAAACAAAGACGAAAGTCGAGCTACGCAACTAATACGCAGCATGATGACTAACACTTTTGTATTTCCTGCGCCGTCGGCCATCGCATTGACAAAAGTACCTGAAGAACCACTACCACTTTTAAAG gATATGTCTGAATCTCAATCGAGTGTTGTCAAAATATGTAGGCGTAAGCAAAGTTTTCCAACCAAAACCGATTGCATTGAGTCTCCAGATATTAAGGTAACAGATACATACGTTCGCTCAGAAGGTGTATCAAACACATTGACAGAGGGAATCAAAGACAAAAAG AGCATCAAATGCAACAGTAGCAgtaacagcggcagcagcagcagtagcagcaatgCTTTATCGACAACGTCGCAAAAGGATATGTCGTGCTCGAATTGTGGTACCCTGACAACAACCATTTGGAGGCGCAGTGTGCGAGGCGAGATGGTTTGCAACGCTTGCGGATTGTACTTTAAGCTGCATGGCGTGAATCGACCGCATTCAATGAGACGTGACACCATTCACACTCGGCGTAGGCGGCCCAAAGAGTGCGAGAAATCCAAGAAAA GAAATCGACAATTACCCTGCAACTCGGCGGCAGACTTTGAGACGCATAACATGAATAGTTTCATAGATCACAAAAAGCTGGATTTGTCGATAAGTCAGGAAACACTCAGTATTTCAGATCAAGTATTTAAC AAATACAAAACGGATTTATCTGAAACAGGAGGGGGAGCGGCAGCAACACTGAAAGATGTTATTTTGAAACGGAAAAAATCACAATCTTTGCCTGAGTTTAATGATACCTGCGAAGGCGAGGAACTATCTGTACCTCTTAACCTTGTTTCCAGTGAAAATAATGCAAAGTTAACATACAACgccaaataa